TGTCTCCCTCGCTCCcaacgcaaaaaaatgagttgctaccaatTGCAAATACAACTTAaatggcttcagagtgaaagcTATCTTTTAAAACCTGATTAGTTAGATTAAATTTTCAAGATAAAGGGGCATTTTATAGAATCAAAAGTCTGtttcaaagacaaaaattaatggaaacaacaattccgaaatcATTTTCGTTCCAATAATGAGAGCTAGTCATTgtttcggaattgttgtttggCACTCAGAGAACTGTACAGTACTCTTTTTCTTTGTATTCTTTCAAAGTTGTATCACCCACTTATAACTTTATGGTTAACTTTGGAGGGCTGAAGTACCCGCTTGCGAGGCAAATATTGGGATGACTGTGTCGAAAGCATTGTATAAACACCTTTATACAatgtggtctttatacaatgccgAAAGTATCACTCTCATAAATTGAATTGTTTCAGGTCTTGACAAAATTGCCCCTGGCAattttgaaaggtcgtaaattttctttcaacgagtaGGTAATGAACGCTgtgtaggtctggtttgcagagcaaaaaaaaacattttttctgaaaggtctagagatgttgcagggtcgctataataaatgtatccaattaagaggagaatatgttgagtaataaaataatttgacattgaaattttgtttggttctatagtaggctaagaattatATGTCAGCGCGAAAAATCTGAGTACAACATAGTTTTGAGGATTCTTTAAAATTCTTCTTTTCCAAATCTCCAAGTAGCCTcagtataaaatttattctttcgATGTTATATCCGCATATCAGATGATTTTATAGAAAACAGAAAACTTGGACAATGACCATATTCATGACAATAAATGAGCAGTAGGCGATTATTTAAACTTCGAGGAgaattgcgaaatattttacgtACACCTAATGCAATACGCACAAGGTATGCTACTATGAACATTACTCTCACAAACGACCGACGTCTAGGGTTATTCACCTCTGGACTCGAATTAACTATTATATAACACATTATGGTGCATTGGCTAATTCATTCTATTCCGAATATAAATGATACCTGCCCCTGACCAAACTGACGATGAAAGTATAATGTTTTTTGAAGAGATATCGTTTGATGCAGGTCGTCCACCTCTTAGTTGTATGAGGAAGGATACTCCTCATTCATCAGTTGATTCTTATCCGTATGGGGAATTTAAAATTGTCCATTTTCACTTTCTGTGTGATTTCACAAATGAGATGAGATGATcacaataaattcaattcagACGATTTACTTGCTCCTATCAACCTATAGGGTCTTCCCATGTTTTTTTCCGAAAATATAAAAGCACAtattatgtatacagggtgagtctttgattcctacaaatatttcagcagtagattcttgaggtaaaaaaaaaacacttttttcctttattattttttccgattcggcacgGTTTTAAAGATACACGCTcttaaaaaccataaaaaaattatttgtagCTCTCTCTCACGCATGGGTTCATCGAATAAAATGCAttacggaatatagtttttcatttatttgatgaatcttttacgaacacgagatatcaccttcgccttccagttttctcattattaccattacgtaccataaaaatactaaaaattcaaagaatccaagacttgaaactaaattggacgcatgaatatttgaacgttttgtgaaataaaagtattctttatatttcctggtataatgcgccgttttcgaataatttgatgttcaaaaattaaaaattttctgtaatttggctgaataaaactctgcttaaaagatccacagatgtgcagtaTCACAGATTAGGCTAGTTTTTGAAGAGGTGTTTATTTTGATCTACGGTTGAAATATTTACatgtgtcaaagactcaccttgtttATTCCCTTATCTTGGTAATCTAAAGGTAATAAATGAGTtaagattttttttgtaaataggTACTGATTACTTCCTACTAAATTTACATACATAAATAATTCTTATAAATACTCAAGTCAGGcgtgaaaaaaatagaagagCAACTAGTTTAGGGTTGTCAAGGTTTGAGAAGCAGGGAGGTTTGTGTGGATAGAAACAGACTTTTAATAATCGGAGGAAATGAAGGTGCTCCTTACAATGCGTGAAAAAGTTAAAATAATTGAGTTTACCCAATATAAATTTAATATCAGTAGTATTTACAGCGAATTCGAACTTAATGCATATAATGGTAATTCTTATAACTGAAAAGACACTACAACAATTCTTTGGAACATCATTGTTTTATACCAGGCGTTGGTATTAGATTTGTGAATTTATAGTTCAACAGCCAAGAAAAGCTGTCGCTGCCATGATCCCCGTCAGTGCtactttcttcattttttccctTTTCACCCTCCAGAGTCCAATTTGGTGCTCCGTGCATTTCAGCAACAATGCTGGGTATTCCCTCTGAAGTATCCCAGGATCCATTGAAAAGGGCGATCTGAAGctgaaaagaaataaaaatcagAATATCCGATTATTTCCACGAGTCGTGTATTATACTCTTAAGTATTCAGCATACACGAAAGGAGCAAAAACATGGAAAAAATAGCGGTGAATGTAAAATTTCTTCAGATATTCTTGAGAATTAAATTATGTGAATTCTGAAGAATAATACACCAAAAATAGAAAGGAGACTGTGATTTGCACAAAATTCCTACTGAATTCATTACCTACAGTTATTCATCCAATAAATACATTCATACTCTCAAGCTACGTGCCGAATATGTTCATAGACGTCTTAAGTCTCTATAGTCTTCAGAGACAACTTTGATATGTTATCATCAGGATATGCAAGGAATGGTTTGACACCCAGGACACTTGAAGGGGACAAAAAACAACTCCAAAAATTACTTAAAACCATGCATACACGCTTAAGCGTGCCAGTCTTGTGGACTTTGTGAACTTTGATAATGTTGGCTGCACCATTTATTATCCGAATGGTCGACAATTTTTAGGTTCCAAATTTCAAAAGAACCAACTGCTCAAACTCATATTGATTGCAGGACACTAATTAAGTCTATACTTCTTTCAATTCCCAATTCCCAATGTAGAGCTTTTATACAgcttgagtctttgactcctacaaatattttaacattagataccattttttcgattcggccgtggtaaaaagataaagccattttaaattttcataataagctgtgccacccctggaaaatcaaaatttccttcagaataaccagctaaatctgtgacatcacacatctgtggttcttttaaatagagttgtattcagtactgaatttttcaaatttcacagacttttcaatttttgaacatcaaatcacacGAAAACCGCGTattaaacgagaaaatatgaggaatacttttattttacaaaacgttcaaatattcattagataaagCGTCCaccttagtttcaagaattgggtgttttgaattttggtatttttatggtacctactGCATGtgatgaggaaactggaagacgtgggtgatatctttcattcgaaaaatattcatcatataaatggaaaactataatctgaaattcatttcattcgattaaaccgtttgtgaaaataacattttttaatggtttttcaacagcctgtatctttcaaaccgagcagattcggaaaaaatggtgcaggaaaaaagtgtttcttttgaactcaagaatcttctgtaaaaatatgtgtacgagtcagactcaccctgtataaagcatcattttttttcttgagcACGACATATACTAATAAGATAATTATACAATTTTTTAGAAATTCACCTTATTTCACACAGAGTTAGTGCATTGGTGCCATTGTCAAAACCAGAAGTAATATTTCATAtcatttcctaaaattttgattgaaatattGTAGCCAGTATACGCGTTTTGATTTTCATTCATATCGTTGTTAAAGAAACTTAATATGAGAAAACAATATCTGTCCGATGAGTAATTTCAATAAATGTGTGAAAAACTGTCTTCAATTTTTATTGAGAAATCGTGATAATATGCTATTTTATGTTCGACTGAATCATAaacattttatttatgaaatcgtttagtgtccataattgactactttattggacaccagtTTATTGGAATTCaattctgtcaagtaaatataaaagatgcaaacaacactttattcaaggaagaagaattgaacttcgacctaaaaacaaaattatgaataactatTCTGAGACTTAGTGTGGtcgtgaatattaaaaacacattctttgttattgtaaaaatgcatgcctgaggatgtcgagctcgaagtggaagcacagtttttgatctgcaatactcttgatgctaGTAGCATCAGCTACTTTctggcccaatattctggtggcaacacttattCTAGTACTTTCcaattcatctatgtagtccatagcgaagaaattttctgagctttcaattcactattgaaataAGCGAGAATACTTtcttctgtcgattttacaattttcttcgttttacaCCACGTGTTggccatattttcataagcacttttaaaTTTAGTGGGTAAGACagattctttggcgcttacggctaaattttttacgctttcttctccagcactatccactttttgtattattatgacgtttgtcataaAATTAaggacaaagattatagagtagaaagataggaaacgaagcgactagagtgatgtgagcgccatctgtgtttcaaatgtgtttttaaggccctgagactggttaaaattttaattcgagggacatatgaaattttgcaagatgtcagagtcagatggccattttgatcaaaccggttttgaatgttttgattctcgtatccatagacaacctcgtatcgccttttgtttttcgagcccgttttagttgctgattattgaaattgttgtctaatttcttggcgaaaacctcagaatatcgttcgaaaattattgtatggtgaagaactgtggatcaaataaaacgaattttactaaggaaaatgataatgtaagtattaactggtaacatgtgactcggtcattcattgatttttgttttcagtgctacgaagtggataaaattttcagggcgtaaaggcctgcaaacactactgactacaccatgtgcaatgaacattttactgcaagtcgattgagaactgtttaaccacgtgaattgttgtatgcaggaagcatacctcacatgaagggctcatttaggggaaattatgacttttacacgtccattcaaagattctcaattgccttcaatatattcagaaatgcaaaagttttatggatttcgatttgggaatcgggtgactgtcaaattgttgtttggaaagtcaaagttttatgaaaccttctgtgagtgttcattcgtcaatcaatttgtatattgtgttataaagagaccatactatgaagaaatcatgaaaaaccatgaagaaattatactgacgggcttgaatacaaggcttgtatacctctgtaaggtttttttcaattgtggttctgaaaatttggtaaataatatgtaagtaacggaaatatgtatcctatgacggtaaattgaatattggttcatatctatttctgatataaattgtaaaaattcaactcagtttataaattcgaaactttttcacagaaaaaacacctttcacgtaactatagcagataaccatgtactcttgtatcctagtcaaagctccattcgttgtccataatttcaaatttttgtaaattttttatagattgcaaataaaaatttatcacatccaacagcgtatttcattgataccaatcgattccaaacaatgttcagatgaaaactaacatcctggtcacaaaacaaaaccatcctttcgttttgtcgctcaagatgtttgttttctggtctcaacaaggtcaatattgaaattgaatacaaggaatagaattcgaatttcgcgcccctcaattataaaagagaaaactgttattaaacagtttttctgtattgataatacgttttcagcgccatctcattgtcaaatgtgttttcactggccaaaatgtagtcggtttttagtactagcgatataagggcgtttcctatctttctactctataatctttgattaaggaagtaaacagctgtgtttactaaggttgctaaggtcgctggttactaaggtaagaaaatcaaaagcactcaatgtttttcagtaataagccatttcagaaaataaaatttctgcattgcgttcgaacataaagctttgtatgcaacttgtacataattaggctttatggacttgcccaagtaTTGGactcgctcgctttgctcgctctgccataaacttttggactcgtccataaagacctaatttatgtacttgcaTAAAAGGGTTCTAGTAAACTCTTTTTGCTGTATGAATATAACTTGAATGTTAGCGAGGACAGAATAAAGTGCAGAATGATTAGTGATGCCATTCGAGGCAAAATCTATTCAATCACTTTCtattataaatatataatttgcaatatttttccttaagcggtgaacacatatgagcggccgcggccgcgatcacgatcacgatcgtgagacatccCGACTGAACGCCGCTATATTgctgaacagatcgtgatattatgagcggaatatgacatttgcatgggacgcttctcgatcgtgatcgtgatcgtggccgcggccgctcatatgtgttcaccgctttacTCGCCTATCATACACATGAATATGACACATTCGTGTCATATTATGACACATTCGTATCATATTCATGTAATttattgtagaataaatttttcttattGCTTGAGAAGGACATTGAATGTGGCATTGCGTATTTCACGAATTAATTCATATAATTCATTATGTGTATATTGTTTTCAGCCTGCAGTAAGATCTATAATTCATTAACatgcaatttttctcattagaCAAGATGAGTAACAGAATTTGGTATCAGCAAGGGTGTCGGAAAATCAAAGTTTCTCAAAGAAAAGATCTCTTAACTTACTCCATCCACAATTTGTCCATCCTTCGTTTTCTTAATAGCAATTTGGGGAAGCGGGTACGGAAACTTGTGCTTCTTCACAGTATCTATACCCAGATACTTGGTGGAACTTGGTGAAAACTCGCATTTCACAGAGGAGTATGTTGGGAAACTTTTTCTTCTGATTATAATTCCACTCATGTTGAACGTGTAGTCCGAAACTTAATCGACTTTATAGAATCAAATGTAGAAGCCTAAATTATTGATTGTTTGGATTGACACTTAAAACTATTGAATATTCTGATggatgtcaaattttcatggaaaaCTTCAATGTGATAACCATGGAATCACGAAAACGAAAAGGTCGAGAACAGCTAGCGTCCATTCTGGATCTAAAGACCCCATTCCGATTGGGATTGAGTTATCTATATTCAATTTTGTTAAAAAAACAACCATCATAGGCCTCCCTCACCGTTCTATCGGGCGCTATTCATCTACTAAATTGGGATGTTCTTTGTTCATTCCCCCGGTTCGTTTCAGAGGATTTTTTTCCAAGCGAGAGATTGATTTCAACATCCCGAATACGcattatgaatttttcattccGGGGTCCGGACAATGAAAGGCGAGGCTAAATGGCTGAAGAAGGATGATCTCCGCGATCTGAAAATCTTTTAGGAAATTCGTCTTCATCAGTTGGGGGTTGAGAGTTGAACTATGTTCGTTGATTCCACGAAGGAAAACATaaatcctcgaaaacagttttttgtcgCCTTTTTTTCGGTGTGTCTTTTGACGGTGCAGAAATTTTATACGAATTGGGGATGCGAATGGGAAAACAAGTTTAGGAAAAATAGGGGAactcaattttttcaagatGAGATAGATGAAACTCTGACTATGCGAAATAGCTGaatttatattcaatttttcatgatTCATTTCACACCCCTTGATATGTTTATCAAAAACTTTTCTGTATTAATTGTTCTGGTCAAACCATATTGTCCATATTTCAGGATTTCCTTCGAAAAATGGTTTCGAacttatttttattcaacagaGGAATACAACCCTAAAAGTTTACGTCCTAatccaaataaaaccgaggtttcgtgtttccatttgaataccagtagattcgggtgacttggaacagtcctgtaacttgggacaattaccccccttgcagagttctttgtttcttaccatttatgagtgaagggacaaacttataagattgtgtaccgtcttttcggttagtttaacaattaatgcctcttgagtttgccgtgaccagagcttTTGAATTAACGAATTCTTTGTTTAtagcccttatactttctagtgtcctgtacatgtgtttcactttgttcatgtgtgattttttttttctggatacgtgggatattagatatgtcatgaaacaaggttgtttacaaatcaaacggcaacacggatctcattcatttattttgttgtttcatagggtaacttgggacaatgccgaatagatacaagcggcgcattggcagcaaaaaatatgccgatttttcgcaggatattattatttatgttaTTTCCAGAAATAAATCACCagagaatgaaaaaaatcaaagttgccctgttttgtttagttttttacatttgagttgcaatatatttactttcgttgtaataggggtttatcatttaatttccttaccgaatttcaactatataatcacgaattctaatttttcaaaactatatatGCACCGTCCCAAGTCAACTATTTCATttaagagttgagaaatcaataggttTTATCTTGTGTCCGAAGCCTCCCCAATTgttaggtgacttgggacaagtatattttatttttttcaaaatttatatccgaattctgaagcatgatatattctgagtcattaagcatattcgaacctatttttcagataaaaataggtcaccgttttgaaaatatgacaagttgaattcaacaatcgtcccaagtcacccgaatctactctaatcataaaaatatataaaattgagTGTacttttcggtaattcttttttggaacacaaCTTCAATCCTGAATATCTAGGAGTTAGCTGGACTCCTCGCTGAATTTTAAGgcccatttggaaaatttgcgtagttgaaaactaggaataatatccttcatgaactagctggtacttcatggggtgctgatgcaactactaTACTCTTCGAACGATAGTCCTAGCTTTGGTTTATTCGGCTGCTGCATATTATTGCCCCGTTTGTTTAAATAGTGCTGATatgcacagctgaatctttccatgagaaccataactggaactattagatcttcacctattcaatggttaccagttctttcaaacattttaccgcctcatattcgtagacagactgcggttatgaattccttGAATAAATTCCAATGCTATCCCGACTCGTTCCCAATTCTTTCCTACATTCCAAAAAATtcgattccaagactgaagtggCGTAAACCTtcatggtccaactcttttcttaattcgaatataagggacaaagacctttggtagtctgaatggaatacgtgcactattttcaacaaagaattagttactgatccctcgaatagagatCCAGGTTT
This genomic stretch from Coccinella septempunctata chromosome 7, icCocSept1.1, whole genome shotgun sequence harbors:
- the LOC123317457 gene encoding uncharacterized protein LOC123317457, producing MSGIIIRRKSFPTYSSVKCEFSPSSTKYLGIDTVKKHKFPYPLPQIAIKKTKDGQIVDGLQIALFNGSWDTSEGIPSIVAEMHGAPNWTLEGEKGKNEESSTDGDHGSDSFSWLLNYKFTNLIPTPGIKQ